The DNA region CCGGCAAACGCTGACAAAAGCCGTCGCACCACCGCCCCGCACCCTCCCCCGACCTCCACTTGGCCTCCACCCGCCCACGCAAAAGCCCCGGCCGCCCCCTCCAGGTCTCCCCGGAGAAGGCCCCGGCCGGGGCTCTCACACAGTTCTTCTCGTCTCAGCTCGCGGGCGCGAGCCCGTGAGCGTCAGGCGGCGACGACGTCGACCGCCTCCGCAGGCGCCTTGATGGTCACCCGTTCCGGCGGCACACCGGTCACCGATACGGAATTGAGCCTCGGGCGCACCGGTGTGGGCACAGGCTCGGTAGCAGCTGCCGACCGGGCCAGCTCGGCGAGTGCGAGCTCGTCGCTCACTTCCCGCATGAGCTCGGACATCCGTACGTCCAGCGCGTCGCAGATCGCGGAAAGCAGCTCAGAGGAAGCCTCTTTCTGCCCCCGCTCCACCTCGGAAAGATAGCCGAGTGAAACTCGGGCGGACGAGGAGACTTCGCGCAGAGTACGGCCCTGGCGCTGGCGCTGCCGACGCAGCACGTCACCAAGCAGGCGACGGAGCAGAATCATCGGTGGCTCCCTCCTCGGACCGCGTAGCCGCATCCTTCACGCCCCACCGTACCGCCTTGCGCCGCGGCCGTGCGGGGAGCGATGTCGTGTTCACTCAGGGCTGCAAACATCAAAACCCCCCGTTCTGTTCCGTATCCTGTGCCCGCTCATTCTCAGTGAGTTCGCCCACAAGCTGCTCCAGAAGCAGTGCGAGCACGCTCCGTACACTCTCCATACGGATTTCCGTCCGGGAGCCGTTCAACCGCAACGCCACCACTTTCCCGCCAAGAACGCCTTCGCCGGACGCGCCGTGCGGCCCGTCCACGGCCACGAAAACCGTGCCGACGGGCTGTCCGTCCTGGGGGTCGGGACCGGCGACACCGGTCGTCGCGATGCCCCAGTCCGCTCCGAGCACCTTGCAGACGCCGGCCGCCATCTGGGCCGCGACCTGCGGATCCACCGCTCCACGCTGATCCAGCAGCGTGGCGTCGACGCCGAGCACATCGCGCTTGAGATCGGTGGCGTACGCGGTCACCGAGCCGCGGAAGGCCTTGGAGGCTCCGGGCACCGCCGCGAGGTCCGCCGCCACCAGACCGCCGGTCAGCGACTCGGCGACAGCGAGCGTCTCGCCCCTCACCGTGAGTAGTCGCAGCACTTCGGCGGCCGTGGAGGTCACGCTTCCGCGTCCTCGGCGGCGGCCTTCCGCTCGGCCAGTCCCTGGCGCCGCAGCACAATGGCCTGTCTCACATAGTCGAGCCCGGTGAGGACGGTCAGGGCGACCGCCACAGCCATCACCCAGAACCTCAGGGTCGCCAGCGGCCCCGTCAGCGCCAGGACGTACATCCCGACGGCCACGCCCTGCGTCAGCGTCTTTATCTTGCCGCCGCGGCTGGCGGGGATCACGCCGTAACGGATCACCACGAAGCGCAGCAGGGTGATCCCGAGCTCACGCCCGAGGATCACGCCCGTCACCCACCACGGCAGATCGCCGAGCGAGGAGAGACAGATCAGCGCCGCTCCCATGATCGCCTTGTCGGCGATCGGGTCGGCGATCTTCCCGAAGTCGGTGACGAGGTTGTACGTACGCGCCAGATGGCCGTCGAAGACGTCCGTGATCATGGCTACGGCGAAGGCGGCCCAGGCCCAGGCCCGCCACACGGGGTCGTATCCGCCGTCGGCCAGCATCAGTGCCACGAAGCCCGGCACGAGCACGAGCCGGAGCATGGTGAGGAGGTTGGCGACGTTCCACAGGCTGGCCTGGTTGACGGCCGCGGCGCTCAGCTTCGCGCCACGCGGTGTCTTCGAGCCCTGGGCGCCGGTGGCACCCGTACCGGAGGTTCCCTTGCCGGAAGCGCTGGAGGCGCCGGCAGCACCACGCGTACCGGGCGCACCGGGGCCGCCCGCCGCGGATGCCGGGGCTCCGGTCATCTGGCCGCCTCCTCTGTACACGCGATCGAGCCCGGGAGCGGCTCGGCCACCAGGTCGACACCTTCCGTACCGACCACCTTCGCCTCGACCATACGGCCGACGGTGAGACCTTCGCCGCTTGTGAACAGCACCTGGCCGTCGGTCTCGGGCGCCTGATGCGCGGCACGGCCGTACGCGGACTCCTCCTCGCCGTCGGAGCCGGAGGAGCCCAGGGACTCGACCAGGACCTGCAGGGTCTCCCCGACACGCTCCTCCGCACGCTGGGAGACCAGCTCCTCGGCGAGCCGGGACACGCGCGCGAGCCGCTCGGCGACGACGTCCTCGTCCAGCTTGTTCTCGTACGTCGCCGCCTCGGTGCCGTCCTCGTCGGAGTATCCGAAGACGCCGATGGCGTCCAGCCGCGCGCCGGTCAGGAAGCGCTCCAGCTCCGCCAGGTCGTCCGCGGTCTCGCCGGGGAAGCCCACGATGAAGTTGGACCGCACACCGGCCTGCGGGGCCTTGGAGCGGATCGTGTCGAGCAGCTGCAGGAACTGGTCGGTGCTCCCGAAGCGCCGCATCGCGCGCAGCACGCCGGGGGCGGAGTGCTGGAAGGACAGGTCGAAGTAGGGCGCGATCTTCGGCGTCGAGGTCAGTACGTCGATGAGCCCGGGCCGCATCTCGGCGGGCTGGAGGTAGCTGACCCGCACCCGCTCGATCCCATCGACGTCGGCGAGCTCGGGCAGCAGCGTCTCCAGGAGGCGGATGTCGCCGAGGTCCTTGCCGTACGAGGTGTTGTTCTCGGAGACCAGCATGATCTCCTTGACGCCCTGCTCGGCCAGCCAGCGCGTCTCGCCCAGGACGTCGGACGGCCGCCGCGAGATGAAGGAGCCGCGGAAGGACGGGATGGCGCAGAAGGAGCAGCGCCGGTCACAGCCGGAGGCCAGCTTCACCGAGGCGACCGGTGAGCCGTCGAGCCGGCGGCGCAGGGGCGCGCGGGGGCCGGACTCCGGAGCGAGTCCCTCCGGAAGATCGACGGGAGCGTGCCCGGGAAGGGCGACCTCCGTGCCGGCGCTCTGCCGCTCGGCCGGGCTGATCGGCAGCAGCTTGCGCCGGTCGCGCGGGGTGTGGGCGGCGTGGATTCCGCCGTTCAGGATGGTCTGGAGCCGGTCGGAGATGTCGGCGTAGTCGTCGAAGCCGAGCACACCGTCGGCCTCGGGCAGGGCCTCGGCGAGCTCCTTGCCGTACCGCTCGGCCATGCAGCCGACGGCCACGACGGCCTGCGTTCTCCCATGGCCCTTGAGGTCGTTGGCCTCCAGGAGGGCGTCGACGGAGTCCTTCTTGGCGGCCTCGACGAATCCACAGGTGTTGACGACCGCGACGTCCGCGTTCTCGGCGTCCTCCACGAGGTGCCAGCCGTCCGCCTCCAAGCGGCCTGCGAGCTCCTCCGAGTCCACCTCGTTACGGGCGCAGCCAAGAGTGACGAGTGCGACGGTACGGCGTTCAGGCATGGGCTCAAGACTACTTCGTCCCACTGACAGCCCACGTCGACGGGGTTGGCCGATCTTGGCCAACCCCGTACCGGCATGCCCCTTGAGGTCGCTTGTCCGACCTCGGGGTCGGTCATCCGACCTCGGGGTCGGTCATCCGACCTCGGGGTCGGTCATCCGACCTCGGGGTCGCCCTTCGTGTAGGTGAGGCGCTCGACCCCACCCGGCTGGAACTCGTCCTCGATCTTCTTACCGTTGACGTAGAGCTGGAGCGCACCCGCGTCACCGAGGACGAGGTCGATCTTCTCCTTGTCCTGGAAGGTCTTGGAGTCGCCCTGCTTCAGGAAGCCGTCGAAGAGCAGCCGGCCGTTGTGGTCCTTGGCGGAGATCCAGCTGCGCCCGTCGGGGGCGGTCACCTGGACGGTCACCTTGTCCTGCGGCGCGGCCGCGATGGCGCTGTCCGACGGGTCGGGCTTGGGGTCGGCGGGCTTGGTCGGCGTCGGCTTGCTCTTGACGGGCTTGCTGGCGGTGGGCGTGGATCCCTCGGCGACCTGCGTCTTCGAGCCGTCCGAGTCGTCCTTGACCAGCGTGAACCCGACGAAGCCGATCACCGCGACGATCGCGGCGACCATGGCGGCGGTCCAGTTGGGACCCCGGCGCTCCGGACGGATCCGCTCGGCCTCGAACATCGGTGCCGCGGGGGTCGGCGCGGGCCGCCCGCCGTGATCACCGTCGTACTGGGCGAGCAGCGGCGCCGGATCGAGGTGGACGGCGCGCGCCAGCGTCTTGAGGTGACCGCGCGCGTACACGTCGCCGCCGCAGGGCGTGAAGTCGTCCTGTTCGATCGCGTGCACGATGGCGATGCGGACCCGGGTGGCGTTACTGACGTCGTCGACGGTCAGCCCCGCCGCGATGCGCGCCTGCTGCAGAGCACGGCCGATCGAAGGGCGATCACCCTTTTCGATGGGAGGCTCGTCCTGAGGGGAGTTGTCGTCAGGGGAGTTGCCGATGGACACGGGGGCGCCTTTCGAGCGTGTAGCCACCTGTGCTGGAGGTTCAGTCTAGGGGGGGTGCGAAAGGGTGGGGCAACCGGGCGGTGGGACTTTGTACGCCATCAGAACGGCCGGTCATCCTGATGGTGGGACACGTGCCTTTCCCTTCCCTCAACTTGACGTGCGACGAAGGGAAACGGTTGCTCACGGTTCCCTTACGGGTGAGTCACGTTCGAATCACCCACGTGGCCCTGACGTGCTCACCCACGTGGCCGTGGCCCATCCGCAAGAGGAAACGGACTTCCCCGTTTCTCTACGGATGAGCCTCCCCACGGATCACCGCGAGCACTCCGTCCAGCTCGTCAGCTTTCACAAGAACATCACGTGCCTTGGAACCCTCACTCGGACCGACGATGTTGCGGGACTCCATGAGGTCCATCAGCCGGCCCGCCTTGGCGAAGCCGACGCGCAGCTTGCGCTGGAGCATCGAGGTCGACCCGAACTGCGTGGAGACGACCAGCTCGGCGGCCTGGCACAGCAGGTCGAGGTCGTCGCCGATGTCCTCGTCGATCTCCTTCTTCTGCTTGGTGCCCACGGTGACGTCGTCCCGGAAGACCGGCGCCATCTGGTCCTTGCAGTGCTGGACGACGACGGCGACCTCTTCCTCGGTGACGAAGGCGCCCTGCATACGGGTCGGCTTGTTCGCCCCCATCGGCAGGAAGAGCCCGTCGCCCTTGCCGATCAGCTTCTCGGCTCCGGGCTGGTCGAGGATGACCCGTGAGTCCGCGAGCGACGACGTGGCGAAGGCGAGCCGCGAAGGCACGTTCGCCTTGATCAGACCGGTGACGACGTCCACGGACGGCCGCTGCGTGGCGAGCACCAGGTGGATGCCTGCCGCGCGCGCGAGCTGCGTGATGCGCACGATCGAGTCCTCGACGTCCCGTGGCGCGACCATCATCAGGTCGGCGAGCTCATCGACGATCACCAGCAGGTACGGATAGGTCTTGAGCTCCCGCTCGCTGCCTTCCGGCGTCTTGAGCTTGCCGTCGCGGATGGCCTGGTTGAAGTCGTCGATGTGCCGGTAGCCGAACGCCGCCAGGTCGTCGTACCGCAGATCCATCTCCCGTACGACCCACTGCAGAGCCTCAGCGGCCCGCTTCGGGTTGGTGATGATCGGCGTGATCAGGTGCGGGATGCCCTCGTAGGCGGTCAGCTCGACGCGCTTGGGGTCGACGAGGACCATGCGCACGTCCTCGGGGGTCGCACGGACCATGACGGACGTGATCAGGCAGTTGATGCATGAGGACTTGCCGGAGCCGGTCGCTCCGGCCACCAGGACGTGCGGCATCTTCGCCAGGTTGGCCATCACGTAGCCGCCCTCGACGTCCTTGCCGAGCGCGACCAGCATCGGGTGGTCGTCCTCGGCGGCGTCCGCGAGGCGCAGCACGTCGCCGAGGTTGACCATCTCGCGGTCGGTGTTGGGGATCTCGATGCCGACCGCGGACTTGCCGGGGATCGGGCTGATGATCCGCACGTCCGGGCTGGCGACGGCGTACGCGATGTTCTTGGCGAGCGCCGTGATCCGCTCGACCTTCACGGCGGGGCCGAGCTCGACCTCGTACCGCGTGACCGTCGGGCCGCGGGTGAAGCCAGTGACGGCGGCGTCGACCTTGAACTCCATGAAGACGTTCGTCAGCGAGGCGACCACCGCGTCGTTGGCGGCGCTGCGCGTCTTGCCCGGGCCGCCGCGCTCCAGGAGGTCGAGCGACGGCAGGGAGTAGGTGATGTCGCCGGAGAGCTGCAGCTGCTCGGCGCGCGGAGGCAGGTCACGCGGAGCCTCGGGGGCGGGTTTGGTCAGGTCGGCGACCTCGGCCTTGAGCATCTCCTGCTTGGGCTTGGCACCCTTGGTCCCCTTGGCACGCGCGGCGGGCACCGGCGTCGGCCCCCCGCGCCCGCCGGTGTCCTGCCGGTCCCCGCGGTCCGCACCGACGCCCTGCGTCAGATCGGCCACCAGCGCGCTGGGAGGCATCCCGTGCATCACGGCACCGTCGAGCGCCGCCGCGGCGGCCGCTGCCACGTCCACGGCGTCCATGGGCCTGTCCAGCGCGGGCTGCTGCACGGCGGGCCGCCTACGGCGGCTCCGGCGCGCGGAGAGCGCCTCCTGCTCGGCACTGTCCGGGTCGTACTCCTCAGGCACCGACCGGCGCCGCCGGGGGCTCGCGGGCAGCGCTTCGCGCCACTGGTCGTCGTAGCGCTCGTCGTCCTCGCCGAAGCCGTCGTCCGTCTCACGAGGGTGTACGAGGCCGAGCCGGGCTCCGAGCATTCGCAGCCGCTGCGGAATGGCGTTGACCGGCGTCGCGGTGACCACGAGCAGGCCGAAGACGGTGACCAGCACCAGGAGCGGTACGGCGAGGACCTCGCCCATCGTGTACGTCAGCGGTGTCGCCGCTCCCCAGCCGATGAGCCCGCCCGCGTCCCTTATCGCCTGCATGCCGTCGCTGCGCGCGGGCGCCCCGCAGGCGATGTGGACCTGACCGAGCACACCGATGGCGAGCGCGGACAGACCGATCACGATGCGGCCGTTGGCCTCGGGCTTCTCGGGATGCCGGATGAGACGCGCGGCGATGACCCCGAGCAGTATCGGCACGAGCAGGTCGAGGCGGCCGAAGGCACCGGTCACCAGCATCTCGACGAGGTCGCCCACCGGACCACGGAGGTTGGACCAGGTCCCGGCCGCGACAATCAGTGCCAGCCCGAGCAGCAGCAGCGCGAGACCGTCCTTTCGATGCGCCGGGTCGAGCCCCTTCGCGCCCCGCCCTATGCCGCGGAACACGGCGCCGACGGCGTGCGCGATCCCCAGCCACAGGGCGCGCACCAGCCTGTACACGCCCCCGGTCGGGTTGGGCGCCGGCTTCGGAGGCGCGGCTTTCTTGGCCGCGGCCTTCTTCGCGGGCGCCTTTTTCGCCGGAGCTTTCTTCGCGGGGGCCTTCTTCGCCGCAGCCTTCCTCGGAGCGGCCGCCTTCTTCGCGGGCGCCTTCTTGGCTGCGGACTGACGTGGGGCCATGAGTGTGAGGTTACCGGTGGAGACCACTGCGGACACGTGTGCCTAGTGCTTCACCCGTTCGTGTCGCCCACACAGGGCGCCGAACTGACGCCGTCTCAACACCAATCCCGGCCGTGGACAACGACGTTCGCCTCACCGGCGCCACGCCAGGGGCGCGGGGAACTGCGCGACCAGCCCCCACGGACCCGTAAGCGGCACACCGGCCCCAAGCCGACGCGGACCCGACTCAGTTCTGAGACGGCAACGAAGCCGCCCCATTCCCCGCCCCCGGTTCCAACGCGTCCAGCGCCCGCCGCAACCCCGTGAGTTTGCGTTCGAGATGGGCCGCGGTCGCCACCGCCGCCGCGTCCGCCGAGTCGTCGTCGAGCTGTTTGGAGAGGGCCTCGGCCTGCTCCTCGACAGCCGCGAGCCGCGCGGAGAGTTCGGCGAGCAGTCCGGCCGGCTCCTTGGTGTCGCCGACCGCCGCCTTGCCGCCACCGCCTTCGAGCTGGAGCCGCAGCAGCGCGGCCTGCTCCCGGAGTTGGCAGTTCTTCATGTAGAGCTCTACGAAGACCGAGACCTTCGCGCGCAGCACCCACGGGTCGAACGGCTTCGAGATGTAGTCCACCGCACCCGCCGCGTATCCCCGGAAGGTGTGGTGCGGGCCGTGGTTGATCGCCGTGAGGAAGATGATCGGGATGTCCCGGGTCCGTTCTCGCCTCTTGATGTGCGCGGCGGTTTCGAAACCGTCCATGCCCGGCATCTGGACATCCAGCAGAATGACCGCGAAGTCGTCCGTGAGCAGTGCTTTGAGCGCTTCCTCCCCGGAAGATGCCCGAACCAGTGTCTGATCGAGCGCGGAGAGAATCGCCTCCAGCGCCAGCAGATTCTCCGGCCGGTCATCGACCAGGAGGATCTTGGCCTTCTGCACCATGGCCCGCCCTCCTCGCCCCGGCAGTGCACCGGGCGCCGCCCCAGGGGACGACTCCCTTGCGTCGCCCGTCCTTGTGCCGGTCATGGTAGCCGCACCCCGCCTGTCGCCACACCCTGTCACCGCGATGTCACTGTGCACGTAGCAGAAACGTAGCGGGAGACCAGAAGGTTCCCCGAATCCCGGGTTTCTACACCGCCTCGGGCACACTCAGTCAACAGCCCGGCGCGCCCGGGCCTCCGCCCGAACGCCCCTGGCCACCCGGCCGTTTCCGGCCTGCCGATCACTCCTGCCACTCTGTCACTGTCCGCTCATCCACTGCTGCATCACCGCGAGCAGATGATCGGGATCGACCGGCTTCGTCACATAGTCGGAAGCGCCGGACTCGATCGCCTTCTCCCGGTCGCCCTTCATCGCCTTCGCGGTGAGCGCGATGATCGGAAGCCCGGCGAACTGAGGCATCCGACGGATCGCCGTCGTGGTCGCGTATCCGTCCATCTCGGGCATCATGATGTCCATCAGGACGACCGTCACGTCGTCGTGCTGCTCCAGCACTTCGATGCCCTCGCGGCCGTTCTCGGCGTACAGCACCGACAGTCCGTGCTGCTCCAGGACGCTGGTGAGCGCGAACACGTTGCGGATGTCGTCGTCGACGATCAGCACCTTCTCGCCCTCGAAACGGATGACGGCGCGCGAGTGCACGGACGTCTCCTCGCCGCCGACGGTCCAGGAATCCCGGGCCTGCGTCTGCGGCCCCGGAAGGGCGGGCCGCTGCTGGGCCGAGGGCATCGCCCTGCGACGCCGCCTGAAGAGCGCGGCGGCCCCGTTCTGGGTCTCCTGGTACGACTTGACCTCCGCGGGGGTCTCCACGTGACCCCCGTTCTCCTCGTCCGAGCCGGCCGGAAGCGCCCCGTTCTCCATGGGCGTACCGAGTTGCGGATAACCCTGGGGAGGCAGTTCGCTCGGGTGCAGCGGCAAATACAGCGTGAAGGTCGAGCCGCGTCCCGGCTCGCTCTGCGCGTGGATCTCGCCGCCCAGCAGTCGCGCGATCTCCCGCGAGATGGACAACCCCAGTCCCGTACCGCCGTACTTGCGGCTCGTCGTGCCGTCCGCCTGCTTGAACGCCTCGAAGATCACCCGCATCTTGCTGGCCGCGATCCCGATCCCCGTGTCCGCCACGGAGAACGCGATCAGATCGGCGTCCGCGTCGCGCAGCGAACCCGCCTCCAGGAGCTGTTCCCGGATGGCGACCGGCACCTCGGCGCCCGCGGGCCTGATGACCAGTTCGACCGCTCCGGAGTCGGTGAACTTCACCGCGTTGGAGAGCAGGTTGCGCAGCACCTGGAGGAGCCGCTGTTCGTCCGTGTGCAGCGTGGCCGGCAGCTCCGGCGACACCCGTACGGAGAAATCGAGGCCCTTCTCCGCCGTCAGCGGACGGAAAGTGGCCTCTACGTAGTCGACGAGTTGGACCAGTGCGATACGCGTCGGCGACACGTCCATCTTGCCCGCCTCGACCTTCGACAGGTCCAGGATGTCGTTGATCAGCTGGAGCAGGTCGGAACCCGCACCGTGGATCGTCTCGGCGAACTCGACCTGCTTCGGGGTGAGGTTGGAGTCCGCGTTGTCGGCGAGCAGCTTGGCCAGGATCAGCAGCGAGTTGAGCGGCGTACGCAGCTCGTGCGACATGTTGGCGAGGAACTCGCTCTTGTAGCGCATGGAGACCGCGAGTTGCTCGGCGCGCTCCTCTAGGACCTGCCGCGCCTCCTCGATCTCGGTGTTCTTCACCTCGATGTCGCGGTTCTGCTGGGCGAGCAGCTCGGCCTTCTCCTCCAGCTCGGCGTTGGACGCCTGGAGGGCCTTCTGCCGGTTCTCCAGCTCGGCCGACCGCTCCCGCAGCTGCTCGGTCAACTCCTGCGACTGCTTGAGCAGTACCTCGGTCTTCGTGTTGACCGCGATCGTGTTGACGCTCGTCGCGATCATCTCGGCGATCTGGCTGAGGAAGTCCTTCTGGATGTGCGTGAACGAGTGGAACGACGCCAGCTCGATCACACCGAGGACGGTCCCTTCGAAGAGCACCGGCAGCACGATGACATGCGCGGGAGGCGCCTCACCGAGCCCGGAGGCGATCTTCAGGTACCCCGGCGGCACGTTCTCCACGAGGATCGTCCGCCTCTCCTTGGCGGCCGTCCCGATCAGCGTCTCCCCGGGCCTGAACGACGTCGGCATGGAGCC from Streptomyces sp. NBC_00258 includes:
- a CDS encoding CinA family protein, which encodes MTSTAAEVLRLLTVRGETLAVAESLTGGLVAADLAAVPGASKAFRGSVTAYATDLKRDVLGVDATLLDQRGAVDPQVAAQMAAGVCKVLGADWGIATTGVAGPDPQDGQPVGTVFVAVDGPHGASGEGVLGGKVVALRLNGSRTEIRMESVRSVLALLLEQLVGELTENERAQDTEQNGGF
- a CDS encoding helix-turn-helix domain-containing protein, with product MILLRRLLGDVLRRQRQRQGRTLREVSSSARVSLGYLSEVERGQKEASSELLSAICDALDVRMSELMREVSDELALAELARSAAATEPVPTPVRPRLNSVSVTGVPPERVTIKAPAEAVDVVAA
- a CDS encoding response regulator; the encoded protein is MVQKAKILLVDDRPENLLALEAILSALDQTLVRASSGEEALKALLTDDFAVILLDVQMPGMDGFETAAHIKRRERTRDIPIIFLTAINHGPHHTFRGYAAGAVDYISKPFDPWVLRAKVSVFVELYMKNCQLREQAALLRLQLEGGGGKAAVGDTKEPAGLLAELSARLAAVEEQAEALSKQLDDDSADAAAVATAAHLERKLTGLRRALDALEPGAGNGAASLPSQN
- the rimO gene encoding 30S ribosomal protein S12 methylthiotransferase RimO, whose product is MPERRTVALVTLGCARNEVDSEELAGRLEADGWHLVEDAENADVAVVNTCGFVEAAKKDSVDALLEANDLKGHGRTQAVVAVGCMAERYGKELAEALPEADGVLGFDDYADISDRLQTILNGGIHAAHTPRDRRKLLPISPAERQSAGTEVALPGHAPVDLPEGLAPESGPRAPLRRRLDGSPVASVKLASGCDRRCSFCAIPSFRGSFISRRPSDVLGETRWLAEQGVKEIMLVSENNTSYGKDLGDIRLLETLLPELADVDGIERVRVSYLQPAEMRPGLIDVLTSTPKIAPYFDLSFQHSAPGVLRAMRRFGSTDQFLQLLDTIRSKAPQAGVRSNFIVGFPGETADDLAELERFLTGARLDAIGVFGYSDEDGTEAATYENKLDEDVVAERLARVSRLAEELVSQRAEERVGETLQVLVESLGSSGSDGEEESAYGRAAHQAPETDGQVLFTSGEGLTVGRMVEAKVVGTEGVDLVAEPLPGSIACTEEAAR
- a CDS encoding DNA translocase FtsK — its product is MAPRQSAAKKAPAKKAAAPRKAAAKKAPAKKAPAKKAPAKKAAAKKAAPPKPAPNPTGGVYRLVRALWLGIAHAVGAVFRGIGRGAKGLDPAHRKDGLALLLLGLALIVAAGTWSNLRGPVGDLVEMLVTGAFGRLDLLVPILLGVIAARLIRHPEKPEANGRIVIGLSALAIGVLGQVHIACGAPARSDGMQAIRDAGGLIGWGAATPLTYTMGEVLAVPLLVLVTVFGLLVVTATPVNAIPQRLRMLGARLGLVHPRETDDGFGEDDERYDDQWREALPASPRRRRSVPEEYDPDSAEQEALSARRSRRRRPAVQQPALDRPMDAVDVAAAAAAALDGAVMHGMPPSALVADLTQGVGADRGDRQDTGGRGGPTPVPAARAKGTKGAKPKQEMLKAEVADLTKPAPEAPRDLPPRAEQLQLSGDITYSLPSLDLLERGGPGKTRSAANDAVVASLTNVFMEFKVDAAVTGFTRGPTVTRYEVELGPAVKVERITALAKNIAYAVASPDVRIISPIPGKSAVGIEIPNTDREMVNLGDVLRLADAAEDDHPMLVALGKDVEGGYVMANLAKMPHVLVAGATGSGKSSCINCLITSVMVRATPEDVRMVLVDPKRVELTAYEGIPHLITPIITNPKRAAEALQWVVREMDLRYDDLAAFGYRHIDDFNQAIRDGKLKTPEGSERELKTYPYLLVIVDELADLMMVAPRDVEDSIVRITQLARAAGIHLVLATQRPSVDVVTGLIKANVPSRLAFATSSLADSRVILDQPGAEKLIGKGDGLFLPMGANKPTRMQGAFVTEEEVAVVVQHCKDQMAPVFRDDVTVGTKQKKEIDEDIGDDLDLLCQAAELVVSTQFGSTSMLQRKLRVGFAKAGRLMDLMESRNIVGPSEGSKARDVLVKADELDGVLAVIRGEAHP
- the pgsA gene encoding CDP-diacylglycerol--glycerol-3-phosphate 3-phosphatidyltransferase, which produces MTGAPASAAGGPGAPGTRGAAGASSASGKGTSGTGATGAQGSKTPRGAKLSAAAVNQASLWNVANLLTMLRLVLVPGFVALMLADGGYDPVWRAWAWAAFAVAMITDVFDGHLARTYNLVTDFGKIADPIADKAIMGAALICLSSLGDLPWWVTGVILGRELGITLLRFVVIRYGVIPASRGGKIKTLTQGVAVGMYVLALTGPLATLRFWVMAVAVALTVLTGLDYVRQAIVLRRQGLAERKAAAEDAEA
- a CDS encoding helix-turn-helix domain-containing protein, with product MSIGNSPDDNSPQDEPPIEKGDRPSIGRALQQARIAAGLTVDDVSNATRVRIAIVHAIEQDDFTPCGGDVYARGHLKTLARAVHLDPAPLLAQYDGDHGGRPAPTPAAPMFEAERIRPERRGPNWTAAMVAAIVAVIGFVGFTLVKDDSDGSKTQVAEGSTPTASKPVKSKPTPTKPADPKPDPSDSAIAAAPQDKVTVQVTAPDGRSWISAKDHNGRLLFDGFLKQGDSKTFQDKEKIDLVLGDAGALQLYVNGKKIEDEFQPGGVERLTYTKGDPEVG